One Dioscorea cayenensis subsp. rotundata cultivar TDr96_F1 chromosome 15, TDr96_F1_v2_PseudoChromosome.rev07_lg8_w22 25.fasta, whole genome shotgun sequence genomic region harbors:
- the LOC120277910 gene encoding uncharacterized protein LOC120277910 isoform X1: protein MESSSCMGLVAVIAVSSSVALVAVQFHKRLVSDLMKKLHVELELGVGCRTLPPPPTRMMTTMMTVGKKKVRFAADVVEPSSNNEEYRRRRRRSPEMQCTTTN from the exons atggagaGTTCTAGTTGCATGGGATTAGTGGCAGTGATTGCAGTGTCTAGTAGTGTGGCTCTTGTTGCTGTTCAGTTTCACAAACGTCTTGTTTCTGATTTGATGAAGAAGCTTCATGTAGAACTTG aattaGGTGTGGGGTGTAGAACTCTACCACCACCACCGACGAGGATGATGACGACGATGATGACGGTGGGTAAAAAGAAGGTGAGGTTTGCTGCCGATGTGGTGGAGCCGTCTTCGAACAATGAAGAGTATCGCCGGAGACGAAGACGGTCGCCGGAGATGCAATGCACCACCACCAATTAG
- the LOC120277910 gene encoding uncharacterized protein LOC120277910 isoform X2, with translation MESSSCMGLVAVIAVSSSVALVAVQFHKRLVSDLMKKLHVELGVGCRTLPPPPTRMMTTMMTVGKKKVRFAADVVEPSSNNEEYRRRRRRSPEMQCTTTN, from the exons atggagaGTTCTAGTTGCATGGGATTAGTGGCAGTGATTGCAGTGTCTAGTAGTGTGGCTCTTGTTGCTGTTCAGTTTCACAAACGTCTTGTTTCTGATTTGATGAAGAAGCTTCATGTAGAACTTG GTGTGGGGTGTAGAACTCTACCACCACCACCGACGAGGATGATGACGACGATGATGACGGTGGGTAAAAAGAAGGTGAGGTTTGCTGCCGATGTGGTGGAGCCGTCTTCGAACAATGAAGAGTATCGCCGGAGACGAAGACGGTCGCCGGAGATGCAATGCACCACCACCAATTAG
- the LOC120277925 gene encoding E3 ubiquitin-protein ligase RHF2A-like translates to MSGNMTEPSIPQPQSTPISLRMEETKMEEKILSSAAAFVEGGLQDACGDACSICLEDFCDSDPSTVTNCKHEFHLQCILEWCQRSSQCPMCWQALSLKDPISQELLEGVERERNLRASRSRSTTFYHPALGDFELQHLPLGPNDAELEERIFQHLAAAAAMGRAQHIARRDGQRGRSAARGRPQYVVFSTNSSSVPATSGERGEGETTATTVSAGSGSSGSIANTLEESIPQAQRTTQAQTSQVVSIQPGPSSVATARPVLSHSRSSVVHSTQDRAGPSDFQSFSETLKSRFNAVSLRYKESIANSTRGWKERFFSRNTSTADLHSDARRDVNTEVATVSRMMECLGTRNGIQATSPSLTQSTEGHTYSSDERVSDNSANPATNGSAAPACFTSNPGPS, encoded by the exons ATGTCGGGAAATATGACTGAGCCCTCGATCCCTCAGCCCCAATCGACACCAATTTCACTGAG GATGGAGGAGACTAAGATGGAGGAGAAGATACTTTCATCAGCTGCGGCATTTGTGGAAGGTGGCCTCCAAGATGCATGTGGTGATGCTTGCAGTATATGTCTCGAGGATTTTTGTGACAGTGATCCTTCTACT GTTACAAATTGCAAACATGAGTTCCATCTCCAGTGCATCCTTGAATG gTGTCAAAGAAGTTCTCAATGCCCTATGTGTTGGCAAGCCCTTAGCTTGAAGGATCCCATCAG CCAAGAATTACTTGAAGGTGTGGAAAGGGAGAGAAATTTGAGGGCAAGTCGATCACGAAGTACTACATTTTATCATCCAGCACTTGGAGATTTTGAATTACAACAT CTACCACTTGGTCCTAATGATGCTGAACTTGAGGAACGTATATTCCAACACCTGGCTGCAGCTGCCGCAATGGGTAGAGCACAACATATTGCAAGAAGAGATGGGCAGCGAGGAAGGTCTGCGGCAAGGGGCAGGCCCCAATATGTTGTATTCTCAACAAATTCAAGCTCCGTTCCAGCTACGTCTGGTGAGAGAGGAGAAGGTGAAACCACTGCAACTACTGTCTCTGCTGGCTCAGGCTCATCAGGTTCCATTGCTAATACGTTAGAGGAATCAATTCCTCAGGCCCAACGCACAACCCAAGCTCAGACCAGTCAAGTTGTCTCCATACAACCTGGACCCAGTTCTGTTGCGACTGCCCGACCTGTTCTGTCTCATAGCCG GAGCTCTGTCGTTCACTCCACTCAAGATAGAGCAGGACCATCGGATTTCCAGTCTTTTTCAGAAACCTTAAAATCTCGCTTTAATGCAGTCTCATTGAG ATACAAGGAGAGCATAGCAAACAGTACTCGTGGATggaaagagagatttttttcaCGCAACACTTCTACGGCAGATCTTCATTCTGATGCCAGGAGAGATGTTAATACTGAAGTGGCTACTGTCTCTCGCATGATGGAGTGCCTCGGTACAAGAAATGGTATCCAAGCCACAAGCCCCTCTCTCACACAAAGCACTGAAGGTCATACATATTCCAGTGATGAAAGAGTTTCTGATAATTCTGCTAATCCTGCAACAAATGGTAGTGCTGCTCCTGCTTGTTTTACCTCAAATCCAGGTCCAAGTTGA